The sequence CCACCGCAGACATATCCACCACGGCCGCTTGCGATGAGGGTGATGCCCAGCGCCCCAGCAAAGCCTTGGCCCCATCCAGATCTGCGCTGGACACCGTGCGCGCATACGCCATATAGCCTTGCAGAAAGTCGCGTGGTGAGGAAAGCGGACGGCGCGTGGTCAGCGCATCCGAAATGTCGTTGATGGGCATGGAGGTCACCATATAGATCTTGCACCGCGAGCGCGTGACCGCCACATTCAGCCGGCGCTCACCGCCTTTTTGCCCCAGCACGCCAAAATTGCGCCGGAACGTGCCCTGGGGGTTGCGGCCGAATGTGGAGGAGAAAACGATCACATCGCGCTCGTCCCCCTGCACGTTCTCCACATTCTTCACGAACACGCCCATGTCCTCGCCATCTTCGTTGCGTTGCAGCTCCAGGCGATAGGCCTCCCGGAAGCTTTCGTCGGCTTCTGCACGTGCCTCCATGGTGTCCTCGATGAGGTCGGCCTGCTTGCGGTTGAAGGTGACCACCCCCACCGAAGGGCGCTGGGCATACGGTGCCCGCCAGATCTCGGCCAGCAGGTCCACCACGCGCTTGGCTTCGGCCGGATTGGTTTGCTCCTGGTACACACCATCCACCCGGATCATCTCTATGGGCCGCGCCGCAGCCACGGCAGAGGGCGAATGGCGCACCGGCACATGCAGGTCGTTTCCATAGAAGGCTGCATTGGAATAGTTGATCAGCTCGCGGTAGGCAGAGCGGTAATGGATTTGCAGCCGCGCATTCGGCAAGCTGGTGCGGGCCAGCTGCAGCAGGTCCGGGCAATCCTTGATCTCGCGGCGGTTCCAGGTTTCGTCGTAGGCCTCGCGCTCTTCCTCGGAGGCGTCTTCCTCCGGCCCTTCGCCGTCGAAGGACTGGGCCTCGTCGCTCTCCACCTTGCTGGAGAAGAATGCCGTGGGCGGCATTTGTTTTTCGTCTCCACTGACCACGCTGACACGGGCACGGAACAGCGAGGGCAGCGCAAATTCCACCGGCATCTGCGAGGCCTCGTCATAGATCACCGTATCGAACAGGGCGGACTTGAGCGGCAGCACGCGGCTGGCCACATCCGGGTTCATCAGCCACACGGGCCGCAGCTTCATCAGCCCCAGTGGGCCGCCCAGGTCCAGAAACTCGCGCAGCCGGCGCGCACGCTGCCCGGTCAGGCGCGTGACGTCCTCCCACTCGCGCAACGGCCGTATCGCGGCCAGGTCATAGCTCTCGCGCAGCAGCGCGCGATTCAACCCGCGCAGCTGCCTATCCAGCTCGGCCAGATGCGCCACCTTGGCCTCCAACTCTTCACGCTCCAGCACCAGCTCGGGACTTGCCAGCTCCATGGAGCGCTTCCAACCCAGGCGCGCCTCGCGGCGCAGAATGCGGCGCACGGCCTCTTCCAACGTGCTCGGCGCCATGGCATCCAGTACATCCTGCTTGCCGCGCAGCTGCCGCAGGGCCTGCAGCGCTACGGGAGAAAGGCGCTCCGCCCGCGCACGGAAATACTGGTAGGCCGCCAGCGTGGGCAGCGCGGCGCACAACGGCTGCCATTGCTGGGCGCAGGCGGCATGGCTGGTCATGGCCTGCGCGCAGGCTTCCACCCAGGCGGGCTCCATCCACTGCGCCAGACGCGCCAGCGCCGCACGGCTGCGCTCGCGCACATCACAGCGCGCAAACACCGCGTCGTACTCGGCATAGAGATGGACGATGGCTTCACGCGAACCGGCCTGGGCTGCGCGGTCCATCTTGCCCACAGCTGGTGCCGACGCCAGCAATTCCGCGCGCTGCGCCGCACGCTGCAAGGCCGCCAATGTCTGGGCCGTGGCGGCGACCATCTCCGCGCCAGCATCCTCCGCCAAGGGCGGCAGCTGCAGCCGCTGGAGCACAGGCTGCAGCGCTGCACGCAGGGGGCGCAGCTGCTGCTCCAGCGCAGTGCAGGCGCGCACAACCGGCAGGCCTGCAGACCCTCCGGCCTCGCCCAGCCCCTGCAGCAAGGCCACCAGACGCCGCCCTCGCAGATAGCGCAGCGGACTCAAGCGGGCCAGCCAGCCTGCTGGCGTGAGGGCTTCACGTACCAGCTTTTCGAGCGTCTGGAGCTGCGAAACGCCCATCCGCGCAACAGCAGGTGAGAGCTTGGCATCCACATCCTCCAGGCGGCAGGCCGCCAGGGCATCACGCAGGCGCAGCAGCTCGGCGATCAGTGCCGCCCCTTCCGCCTCGCCCCCCTGTTGTGCGCGGAACAACGGCAGCCAGCGCGCCAGCTGCACTCTGTCGTCCTCCGCCAGCTCCAGAAACAGTGGCCCATGTGCGGCCAGCCATGCGCGGTGTGGGGCCGGGTCGTCCAGATCAAACGATGCCTGGCTGGACAGCAACACCTGCATGCGCGCGTCTTCCGCAGCCCCCAAAGCCTGCAAGGCCTCGGTGAAGTCCGTGACGGTGGCGGCATCGGCCGTGAAAGCGCGCAGCGCCACCAGCGCACTGTCTTCATAGCGCGCGGGCAGCCAATAGCGGGCCAGCGGCGCCAACTCTTCCTCCAACGCGGCCAGCTCGGCCAGGTTCAAAGGCTCCAGCGTGGGGCGCAGCGCCGGCACATCCAGCGGCGGCGTTCCGGCCTCCAGCTGAATCAGCTCACCCAGCAGCACACGGTAGCTGCTGCCTATGCGCTCATCCATGCGGTGCAAGGCCTCATGGTGGCTGTCCAGCGTGCGCTCCAGCGCCTCCACCCGCGCCGCCAGCTCCTGGCGGCTGCGGCGTATGGGTGCCGCCGGGTCGTCCTTGCGGCGCAGCAGCGCCTCCAGCTGCTCGCGCACAGAGCGGATCACGGGCATGCGGTCGCGGTTCACGTCATTGACCATGACCACACGGTGGCCCAGTCCCTCGGCCACCAGCCGCTTGTGCACCACCTCCAGCGCCGCATGCTTTTGGCAGACGATGAGCAGGCTGCGGCCACTGCCTATGGCATCACCCACCATGTTCACAATGGTCTGGCTTTTGCCGGTGCCCGGAGGCCCTTCCACCACCAGTCCAGGGGCTGTACGTGCACGCAGCACGGCATCCTCCTGCGAAGGGTCGCTGTGGACGGTGAAATAGCGCTCCACCTCCGGCGGGCGCGGCATGGATTCAGCTGTGACTTGCGGCCCCAGACGCAGCGCCGTCTCCAGCCCGGTGCCGGCCGCCGGCAGGGATTTGAGCTGGCGTATGTCCTCGCCAATCGCCTGACCGGAAAAGGTCACATGAAACAGCACGGCCGCACATTCCAGCTCCGTGCTGTGCGGGTCCAGCGGGGTGCGTGTGCCAGGCAGGGCCACCAGGGCCCGTGAACGCGGCAGCGCCAGCGTGCCCAGGGCATCCATCACATCTGCAGCGCGCAGGGCGGAACGGCCCAGCAACGCGTCCACGGCCTTGCGCCAGCGCCCCTCGGCCTCGGGTCCCACCAGGCCCTCCAAAGCGGGGTTGATGCGCACCTCTTCGCGCTCGCCATCAAAGGCCAGGGTGACCTTGCCACGTGCACCCACGGTGTGGCTGAGCTTGACCGGCCAGAGCAGTGCGGGGGCAATGCGCGTGGCCGCACCCGGACGCGCATCGCGGGTGAGCAAAAAGGGAAAGCCGAGGTAGCAGCCATCAATACCGGTATCGCGCTTGTGCAGCAGCGTGTTGCGCTCCAGCACGCTCAGCCGCATGG comes from Comamonas sp. GB3 AK4-5 and encodes:
- a CDS encoding AAA domain-containing protein, with product MHDTTMIRFCPSCETERALDEMFCEGQMPDGHHCGWSLVEVPIRPQGWRPAVVVPADAEHSQEVTVEHITPVDAGPVCTNGHPMEAGDLMCAQCGADLAETPVPAPAAEGDDVEAEAQAAETVIDGWRVLHPISSAVGLRDRYLAEEVDGERRAVLTLYHQGAEPDPSVYEALQRVPAVHVPQFYAIGRWNERAYEVAEELTGGTLADLGLVAGDTASVRKIVYELGMALQALAEVGLRHRDLRPGTLLVRNRDPLDLVIGGFGSARLSEFDLDIVSPLEITCYTAPEAVAGGVAAASDWWSLGMVLLEQITRGECFAGVNQHAFLIHVLANGAPIPDGLDASMELLLRGLLARDRMQRWGWAQVKDWLDGKAVAAPARAQAAGQGGAGPAITLAGESHHSLAAYALAAAEAPHWEAAREQLLRGALTTWVQEAEAPAQVLAALRRIAQLEMGDDFKLLLALKVLNSEMPPIHTGAIVTPRWLLEHPLEAYELITGPVPDVLDELGTESWLGQLKTRVGAVRNRARNLDIALDEDTLRINLLSTSRVRLAAEWEERRKLLPDTEHLGLLNLLERRSLSEEDLIVVLSAEIGQFRACELIVQEARSLALQHGVHQFLEAAARETIRWPRSEILQAVAERIEGFARCASETVNGWADTFRIDKRIPLAQALVLLAIPQAQWQVPQKQQYIAQILDFFEKKIVTSVMRGPLVRMAIGRTTGRVDLTEFSTPRLDAGALLDHIVQRNGRAIALDPAVFDPTDSTIAMRLSVLERNTLLHKRDTGIDGCYLGFPFLLTRDARPGAATRIAPALLWPVKLSHTVGARGKVTLAFDGEREEVRINPALEGLVGPEAEGRWRKAVDALLGRSALRAADVMDALGTLALPRSRALVALPGTRTPLDPHSTELECAAVLFHVTFSGQAIGEDIRQLKSLPAAGTGLETALRLGPQVTAESMPRPPEVERYFTVHSDPSQEDAVLRARTAPGLVVEGPPGTGKSQTIVNMVGDAIGSGRSLLIVCQKHAALEVVHKRLVAEGLGHRVVMVNDVNRDRMPVIRSVREQLEALLRRKDDPAAPIRRSRQELAARVEALERTLDSHHEALHRMDERIGSSYRVLLGELIQLEAGTPPLDVPALRPTLEPLNLAELAALEEELAPLARYWLPARYEDSALVALRAFTADAATVTDFTEALQALGAAEDARMQVLLSSQASFDLDDPAPHRAWLAAHGPLFLELAEDDRVQLARWLPLFRAQQGGEAEGAALIAELLRLRDALAACRLEDVDAKLSPAVARMGVSQLQTLEKLVREALTPAGWLARLSPLRYLRGRRLVALLQGLGEAGGSAGLPVVRACTALEQQLRPLRAALQPVLQRLQLPPLAEDAGAEMVAATAQTLAALQRAAQRAELLASAPAVGKMDRAAQAGSREAIVHLYAEYDAVFARCDVRERSRAALARLAQWMEPAWVEACAQAMTSHAACAQQWQPLCAALPTLAAYQYFRARAERLSPVALQALRQLRGKQDVLDAMAPSTLEEAVRRILRREARLGWKRSMELASPELVLEREELEAKVAHLAELDRQLRGLNRALLRESYDLAAIRPLREWEDVTRLTGQRARRLREFLDLGGPLGLMKLRPVWLMNPDVASRVLPLKSALFDTVIYDEASQMPVEFALPSLFRARVSVVSGDEKQMPPTAFFSSKVESDEAQSFDGEGPEEDASEEEREAYDETWNRREIKDCPDLLQLARTSLPNARLQIHYRSAYRELINYSNAAFYGNDLHVPVRHSPSAVAAARPIEMIRVDGVYQEQTNPAEAKRVVDLLAEIWRAPYAQRPSVGVVTFNRKQADLIEDTMEARAEADESFREAYRLELQRNEDGEDMGVFVKNVENVQGDERDVIVFSSTFGRNPQGTFRRNFGVLGQKGGERRLNVAVTRSRCKIYMVTSMPINDISDALTTRRPLSSPRDFLQGYMAYARTVSSADLDGAKALLGRWASPSSQAAVVDMSAVGDGFRSAVGAYIRGLGHAATTTAEGDAFGLDYAIEHPQTGIFAIGIECDAPRHDLLEHARAREVWRRNVLQRAVPVIHRVSSQAWFQDGAAERERLRTAIAQALAVLPEAIPEPAVIDTERSEVLP